A portion of the Sulfurospirillum diekertiae genome contains these proteins:
- a CDS encoding LysE family translocator: MFDIQNYYSFIAAILVFQLIPGAGTIAILNATARNGIQAGLGAVFGTLLGDFAFMIAALAGLAAIMQQNPFLFEILQYFGAGYLCWLGIGLLRSKIEPETGKVEPKKSALIYFKQAFFVSITNPKVMLFFVAFFPLFLRPDASSVTLGAMILHVSLISLVYQTLLVLLGNTLAHKLKTFPLARKIATRLAGIALIAFGIKLASNNR; encoded by the coding sequence ATGTTTGACATTCAAAACTATTACAGCTTTATAGCTGCGATTTTAGTTTTTCAACTGATACCGGGTGCGGGAACCATTGCAATTTTGAATGCGACGGCTCGTAATGGTATTCAAGCAGGACTTGGTGCTGTTTTTGGAACACTCTTAGGTGATTTTGCCTTTATGATAGCTGCTCTAGCAGGACTTGCAGCTATTATGCAACAAAATCCTTTTTTGTTTGAAATTCTTCAATATTTTGGTGCAGGCTACTTATGTTGGTTAGGAATTGGTTTGCTTCGTTCTAAAATTGAACCAGAGACAGGAAAAGTAGAACCCAAAAAGTCAGCCTTGATTTATTTTAAACAGGCCTTTTTTGTAAGCATCACCAACCCAAAAGTCATGCTCTTCTTTGTAGCATTTTTTCCGCTTTTCTTACGCCCGGATGCTTCCAGTGTAACACTTGGTGCTATGATTTTACATGTAAGCCTTATCAGCCTTGTATATCAAACGCTTTTAGTCCTTTTGGGCAATACGTTAGCGCATAAACTCAAAACTTTCCCTCTTGCGCGTAAAATAGCAACACGTCTTGCAGGTATTGCGCTGATTGCTTTTGGCATTAAACTCGCCAGTAACAACCGTTAA
- a CDS encoding EamA family transporter, which yields MLILSHFFGFGVWSWLLSRYPATTVAPFTLLVPVVGFSASAILVGEALPSWKLIAACLIVTGLFINLYGDRLTKRT from the coding sequence TTGCTTATCCTGTCACATTTTTTTGGCTTTGGTGTTTGGAGTTGGTTGCTGAGTCGTTACCCAGCCACGACCGTTGCTCCTTTTACGCTTTTAGTACCTGTGGTAGGATTTTCTGCTTCAGCCATTTTAGTAGGAGAAGCCTTACCCAGTTGGAAGCTCATTGCGGCTTGTTTAATCGTTACAGGGCTTTTCATCAACCTCTATGGAGATCGCCTCACTAAGCGAACTTAA